A single region of the Hyphomonas adhaerens MHS-3 genome encodes:
- a CDS encoding NADPH:quinone oxidoreductase family protein, with protein sequence MKALVCHQIADDFSGLEVRDIAVPEPGEGEVRVRVKAAGVNFPDLLMSQGKYQFKPELPFTLGMEVAGVIDAVGDGVSEWTPGDEVIGGNKTGAYAEYAVLPAASLSRKPGPFTFAQAAAFPAAYITAYVALVVRANLQPGETLLVHGASGGVGMAAVDVGKLLGATVIATSASDTKLNKVLEYGADYGINVTQGFRDKVKTLTQGRGADVIFDPVGGDVFDESVRCIAFDGRLLVVGFTSGRIPSINANMPLIKGFSVVGVRAGEYGRQFPERGLKNKAAIGQWAEEGKVRPHVFKEIPLDDWREAWRLMTDREVVGKVIIRP encoded by the coding sequence TTGAAAGCGCTTGTCTGTCACCAGATTGCGGATGACTTCTCCGGGCTGGAAGTGCGGGATATTGCCGTGCCGGAGCCGGGGGAGGGCGAGGTCCGGGTTCGCGTGAAGGCGGCCGGGGTGAATTTTCCCGACCTTCTGATGAGCCAGGGCAAGTACCAGTTCAAACCGGAGCTGCCTTTCACGCTCGGCATGGAAGTCGCGGGCGTGATCGACGCGGTCGGCGATGGTGTGTCGGAGTGGACGCCCGGCGACGAAGTGATCGGCGGCAACAAGACCGGCGCGTATGCGGAATATGCCGTGCTTCCGGCGGCCAGCCTGTCCCGCAAACCGGGGCCCTTCACGTTCGCCCAGGCCGCGGCCTTTCCGGCAGCCTATATCACGGCTTATGTGGCGCTTGTCGTTCGGGCCAATTTGCAACCGGGCGAAACGCTGCTTGTGCATGGGGCGAGCGGCGGGGTTGGCATGGCCGCCGTGGATGTCGGCAAGCTGCTCGGCGCGACGGTCATCGCGACTTCGGCATCCGATACCAAATTGAACAAGGTGCTGGAATACGGCGCGGACTACGGCATCAACGTGACCCAGGGCTTTCGCGACAAGGTCAAGACGCTCACCCAGGGACGCGGCGCGGACGTCATCTTCGATCCGGTCGGCGGGGATGTGTTTGACGAAAGTGTCCGCTGCATCGCCTTTGACGGGCGGCTTCTGGTTGTCGGTTTCACTTCCGGGCGTATTCCTTCGATCAATGCGAACATGCCGCTGATCAAGGGGTTCTCGGTCGTTGGCGTGCGGGCGGGGGAGTATGGCCGCCAGTTCCCGGAGCGGGGGCTGAAGAACAAGGCCGCGATCGGCCAATGGGCAGAAGAGGGCAAAGTGCGCCCCCACGTCTTCAAGGAGATCCCGCTGGATGACTGGCGGGAAGCGTGGCGCCTGATGACCGACCGCGAAGTTGTCGGTAAGGTCATCATCAGACCCTGA